Sequence from the Xyrauchen texanus isolate HMW12.3.18 unplaced genomic scaffold, RBS_HiC_50CHRs HiC_scaffold_1644, whole genome shotgun sequence genome:
TCCATTATTCTTTCACCAAATTTCACCAATGAGTTTATAACTTTCACTTGCTGATGTGCAACATAAAATACTTTcaaatataaagtaaatattcCAATACACGGAAACACGAAAGACAAGAACAGATCAGTGAGCCTCCAGGCAAAATTAGACACTATGGAGCACTGTCCATAACATACATCTGTTTTGTTCGATATGTCATCATATCCATTACTCATAACTATAACAAAGTTATATGTAAAGGAGCAAAACCAGCAGAGACAAATGATAAGTAAGGTTTTAGTCATGGTTATTTTATGTAGGTACAGTAAAGGGTAACACACAGCTATAAAACGATCAACAGCAATGCAAACTAAATTACTAAGGCATGCAGAGAAGAGCAGCGCGATAGTTAATACAAACATTTCACATGGATTTTTTCCATAGTACCAGCAAGTCTCAATGA
This genomic interval carries:
- the LOC127641783 gene encoding trace amine-associated receptor 13c-like, with the translated sequence LIGLIVIPIEGIKLIETCWYYGKNPCEMFVLTIALLFSACLSNLVCIAVDRFIAVCYPLLYLHKITMTKTLLIICLCWFCSFTYNFVIVMSNGYDDISNKTDVCYGQCSIVSNFAWRLTDLFLSFVFPCIGIFTLYLKVFYVAHQQVKVINSLVKFGERIMEGSVRRKSEHKAALTLGIIVTVYLLCWIPYYILSVTYNAENAFTIINFVTWALYVNSGVNPLIYALFYRWFKRSVKYILTLRILQPASSLLDILTDLS